Proteins from one Cryptomeria japonica chromosome 4, Sugi_1.0, whole genome shotgun sequence genomic window:
- the LOC131038837 gene encoding flavonoid 3'-monooxygenase CYP75B137, translating to MDTSKLFSFFWSFSVSVTLPLIIALLTCVYFFSGRKAKPKLPPGPRGLPVLGSLLDLGSNPHQSLHALSKRYGGLMYLKLGTTPAIIASSQEAATAILKTFDSDFSNRPQSGSAAADILLYNRSDISFSPHSQWPSLRKLCILHLLTPKCLEKWQEFREEEMALLLDSIFKKRANAINVGDFVNVFTCNVIGQMTLRMRLFDENNAEAEHFRELMDDSLRTAARFRIGDFVPFLERIGLGGSLEELKSVHKRLDQFLVRKMEEQSRMPFSGEDDGNKDFLQILHQLKSNSAGEGGQLSESNIKAILVDMISAGTDTATRTVEWAMSELIRHPHLIRKVRDEVDACVGVEDTVRESHLPQLKYLEAVVTETLRLHPPTPLMLPHASPDSSRVIMGHFIPPNSRVMVNVWAVARDPNAWEKPLEFNPDRFVDNPVHLDGRDFRIIPFGAGRRMCPGYNLGLRMIHFALASFVHAFDWSLPPGQEAQDLDMSEKYELSIHRSVPLNLFVTPRLPTHLYHSQQKAGHM from the exons ATGGATACTTCTAAGCTTTTTTCGTTCTTCTGGTCATTCTCAGTTTCAGTAACGCTTCCACTCATTATTGCACTGCTAACTTGTGTCTATTTCTTCAGTGGACGAAAGGCAAAGCCAAAGCTGCCGCCGGGGCCACGAGGGCTACCTGTTTTGGGTAGTCTGCTGGACCTCGGTTCGAATCCCCACCAGTCTCTTCACGCTCTTTCCAAGCGCTATGGTGGCCTCATGTATCTCAAACTGGGCACCACCCCCGCCATTATTGCTTCCTCCCAGGAGGCCGCAACTGCCATTCTCAAGACATTTGATTCCGATTTCTCTAACAGACCTCAGAGCGGATCAGCGGCAGCGGATATTCTCTTGTACAATAGAAGCGACATCAGCTTTTCTCCCCACTCCCAGTGGCCTTCTCTAAGAAAGCTCTGCATTTTGCACCTCTTGACCCCCAAATGTTTGGAAAAGTGGCAGGAGTTCCGAGAAGAAGAAATGGCTCTGTTGCTGGACTCCATCTTTAAAAAGAGAGCTAATGCTATAAATGTGGGAGATTTTGTTAATGTCTTCACTTGTAATGTTATTGGACAGATGACGCTCAGGATGAGACTCTTTGACGAGAACAACGCGGAGGCCGAACATTTCAGAGAACTAATGGACGATTCCTTGAGAACGGCTGCTCGTTTTAGGATTGGGGATTTCGTTCCTTTCTTAGAGCGGATTGGCTTGGGCGGTTCTCTCGAGGAATTGAAGAGCGTGCACAAGCGCCTTGATCAATTTCTGGTGAGGAAGATGGAAGAACAGAGTCGTATGCCTTTTTCCGGTGAGGATGATGGCAACAAGGACTTTCTACAAATTCTACATCAACTCAAATCTAATTCAGCTGGTGAGGGAGGACAGCTTTCCGAGTCTAATATCAAAGCCATTTTAGTG GACATGATTTCTGCAGGAACGGACACGGCTACCCGCACGGTAGAATGGGCGATGTCCGAGCTGATCCGCCATCCTCATCTGATAAGGAAAGTGAGAGACGAAGTGGACGCATGCGTGGGAGTGGAAGACACAGTAAGAGAATCTCATCTTCCTCAGCTGAAATATTTAGAAGCGGTTGTGACAGAAACTCTTCGACTGCATCCTCCAACGCCACTTATGCTTCCTCACGCATCTCCAGACAGTTCAAGGGTAATAATGGGGCATTTCATTCCTCCAAATTCTCGTGTGATGGTAAATGTGTGGGCCGTGGCAAGAGATCCAAATGCGTGGGAGAAGCCTCTGGAATTTAATCCGGATCGCTTTGTGGACAATCCCGTTCATCTGGATGGAAGAGATTTTCGAATAATACCCTTTGGTGCAGGGCGAAGAATGTGCCCTGGATATAACCTAGGGCTTCGTATGATTCATTTTGCTCTTGCAAGCTTTGTTCATGCATTTGACTGGTCGCTTCCACCTGGCCAAGAAGCCCAAGATTTGGACATGAGTGAGAAATATGAACTCTCAATTCACAGGAGTGTTCCTCTCAATCTTTTCGTCACTCCTCGTCTGCCTACCCATCTCTATCACAGTCAACAAAAAGCGGGTCACATGTAA